One segment of Prionailurus bengalensis isolate Pbe53 chromosome D4, Fcat_Pben_1.1_paternal_pri, whole genome shotgun sequence DNA contains the following:
- the IFNB1 gene encoding interferon beta, with protein sequence MTARCILQIALLACFFTTAHSVSYKLLGFQLRSSSLECQELLLNLNRTSKYCLKDRMNFEVPEEIKKSQRFQKEEAILVINEMFQKIFNIFSRSTSSTGWNETTVENLLATLHWQKEHLETILEEIMEEENFTWDNTTLLHLKRYYLRIVRYLKAKEYSVCAWTVVHAEILRNFFFLERLTDYLQN encoded by the coding sequence ATGACCGCCAGGTGCATCCTCCAAATCGCTCTCTTGGCGTGTTTCTTCACCACCGCGCATTCCGTGAGCTACAAGTTGCTTGGATTCCAACTAAGAAGCAGCAGTTTGGAGTGTCAGGAGCTCCTGCTGAACTTGAACAGAACCTCTAAATATTGCCTCAAGGACAGGATGAACTTCGAGGTCCCTGAGGAGATTAAAAAATCACAGCGGTTCCAGAAGGAGGAAGCCATATTGGTCATCAACGAGATGTTCCAGAAGatctttaatattttcagtaGAAGCACCTCTAGCACGGGATGGAATGAGACCACTGTTGAGAACCTCCTTGCGACACTCCACTGGCAGAAGGAACACCTGGAAACGATCCTGGAGGAAATCATGGAGGAGGAAAACTTCACCTGGGACAATACGACCCTTCTGCACCTGAAGAGATACTACTTAAGGATCGTGCGGTACCTGAAGGCCAAGGAGTACAGCGTCTGTGCCTGGACAGTAGTCCACGCAGAAATCCTCAGGAACTTTTTCTTCCTTGAGAGACTTACAGATTATCTCCAAAACTGA